The following nucleotide sequence is from Borrelia sp. A-FGy1.
GCAATAAATCTAGTTCTACTGTTTTGGATTTTATCATCAATAACAAAATTAGCCTTATTATTCAATCTCATAATATCTCGTAAACTTTGAGCCTGATCTTCCATCTTATACTATCCTCAATAATAAGATTTACTTTTGATTCTTCGAATAAATTCAACATCTTCACTTATTCTATATCCATTTATCTTCTTTATAAAAGTAAGTGGTTCTGCAACACTAATGTTATGAGGGACAACTTGCCCATCAGTGATATAAGAAACTTCCTTTCTCATTTCATGAATCAAACTTATTAAATTTCCAACACATGTTGTCTCATCTAGTTTTGTAAAAATTACAGTCTTATAATTAAAGGGCGAAAATTGATGAAATATTTCCTTAATGTCTGCTGTCTTTGTAGTAGAACTTACAGCCAAATGAAATTCAGCATCACGACCACAAGCATTTAGAAGTTCTTTCATCTCAGCAAGTTTCATGAAATCCTTAGGACTCTTGCCAATAGTATCTATAAGAACAAGATCAAAATCCTTCGAATGTGTAATCTCTTCCTTTAAATCCTTAAAAGACTCAATTGCCTTAACAGGAATTCCCATAATATCACCATAAGTTTGAATTTGCTTCTTAGCCCCTATACGATAATTATCAATAGTAATAATTTTAATGTTTAAGTTCGTATTATCACCATTGATTCCATAAATCGCCGCAAGCTTTGCAATAGTGGTCGTTTTACCTACTCCTGTTGGTCCTACTAAAATAAAAATCCTCTTCTTAAGATTATCAATAAGAGAACCTGAACATTTAATAGTCTCAGCAATATACACCACAACACTATCCCTAACTTTATCATAATCATCAAGACCTGACAAACTAAATTCTTTCTTAATAAAATCATTAACATCTCTTATATAATTTTCAGAAAAATCATTATCGCGCAAAATATCTTCTATTTTTAAGATTGTCGGATGATTAATTTCTTCTTTTTTATGTGCAAGCTCATTTTTAAGAGACTTAACTTCCTTGAGCACATCTTCAATTGAAGAACTCTCTTGCTTTTTAATGCTTTGAAGAATTTTACGTTTTTCCTCTTCAATATTTATTTGCTGCTGTCCTATATCATATCTAACATACCCCGAAACCTCAATCCAATCTTTACTAAATAAGCCAAAAATTCCTCCATGAGATATTGTCTTATAAGTCATAACTCTAGCATTTTTCCCATATTTCTTCTTAATTACTTCTATGACTTCATTATAGGTTGGTCCTCTTTCTGTAAAATATTGAACCATTATTTTTCAACCTCTAATGTCTTAAGAACATTAACTTTAACATTTTTAGGCACTTCTAGAACAGAAATGACAACAATATCTGCAAGATCCCTACTCATTAACACCTTTATTAAAGGTCTTGCAGACTCACTTGATAACACAACAGGATAATATCCTTGAGATTGAACCTCACCGATAAGCTTAAAAAGCTCATAAATAAATTTTGATTTCAAATTAGGATCAAGAGAACTTATAAGATCGTTATTAGATTCAAACTTTGACTCAATTATTTTTTGTTCAAACTCTGGATTTATTGTTATTACATTAAGCTCAAAATTAGAATCTAAATATCCACTAACTATCTGCCTTCCAATTGCCTGCCTGCATTTTTCAATCAAAAAGAATATGTCCTTAGTTACGCTTGTAAAATCTGCTATTGTTTCAAAAATTGTAACTAAGTTACGAATAGAAACTTGTTCTCTTAAAAGACCTTGAAGTACTCTTTGAATCTCTCCAACTGAGAAGTCCTTTAAAACTTCATCAACAATAACCCCATAATCTTTCTTAAATACATCAAGAATATTTTGAACATCCTGACGAGTTAAGATTTCAGAAGCATGCCTTTTTATAAGTTCTGTCATATGAGTAGCAATAATAGAAGGTGGATCAACCACCGTATAACCTAACTTTTCTGCCTTTTCTCTTCCATCATCATTCACCCAAAGAGATGGTAGCCCAAATGAAGGATCTTTTGTATGTTCTCCCTGAATATCAGAATCAGAAACTATATTAATAACTAAGAACTTACCAAGCTTAATCTCTCCATGACCAATTTCAACTCCTCTAAGTTTAAATGAATATTCATTAGACTTAAGTCGCATATTATCTACTATTCTAATCTTAGGAACAACTATTCCAAATTCAAGTGCAATCTCACGACGTATTTTTACGATACGATCAAGTAATTCTGAAGTTTTTGTATCATCTACAATTGGAACAAGATTATATCCAATCTCCAAAGATAATGGATCTAGTGGAACAACAGGAGCCACTTCTCTTTCAAAATAACTTGTTATCTTATCTTCCTCTGACTTTTGCTTATCATGGAATTCCTTATCCCTAATTAAATTAGAAAGTGAATAAGCTAAAAATGCTATTACTAAACTTAACAAAATTAGTATTAATGTCGGAAATCCTGGAAGAAATGCTAAAAACAATAAAAATCCAGATACAATCCAATAAATTCCTGAATAAGAGGTAAACTGTTCAATAATTTCTCCTCCGAAACTATTCTTAGCTATTGATCTTGTAACAATAAGCCCGGTTGCTGTTGAAATCAATAATGCAGGGAGCTGTGATACAAGTCCATCCCCAACAGTTAATGAAACATAATTATTAATGGCATCATTAAAACTAAGACCTTGTAGAGTAACTCCTATTATAAGACCTCCAATAATATTGATAATAGTTATTAAAAGACCAACTTTTACATTACCTGAAACAAACTTGGAAGCACCATCCATAGCTCCATAAAAATTTACCTCTGCCTGCAAATCATTTTTCTGTCTTGTAGCTTCCTCTTCTGTCAAATTTCCAGAACTATACGCAGAATCAATGGCCATCTGTTTTCCAGGAAGAGCATCAAGTGCAAAGCGAGCAGCCACCTCAGCAACCCTTGTGGCACCCTTAGTTATAACAATAAATTGAACTGCAATTATAATAAGAAATATGATAAATCCAATAACAAGTCCCTGAGTACCAGAACTTCCAACAACAAATGTTCCAAAGGCTCTTATCATTTGCCCATCAAAACTTATGCCCTTTGTCAAAATTAATCTAGTAGAAGAAATATTTAAAACAAGACCAAAAATAGTCATAACAAGCAAAAGTGTAGGAAAAACTGAAAAATCAATTGAACGCTTAGAATAAAGAACAATAAGAATAATTAAAAGACTACATACTAAATTAACCGAAATCAAAGCATCTAAAATAAATGCAGGAAGCGGTAAAATAAAACCAGCAACAATAAGTATTAAGCCAACTGAAACTATTAAGTCCGATTTATTAGCCAAACCTAAATATCCCAATACAGTATTCCTTCTAGTATCCAACAACTTAACCTCTAATTAAATTTTTAGTAATAGAATATACTTTTACAAGAATTTTTGAAACAATTTCCCAATATTCTCTTGGAATCTCCTCATTAACTTTAACGTTAGCATAAAGAGCCCTAGCCAATGCTTTATTCTCTATCACAGCAATATTATTATCTCTAGCAATTTTTTTAATTATAAATGCAATCTCATCCTTTCCCTTTGCAAGGACTTTTGGAGCTAACATAGTTTTGCTATCCCACTTAATAGCAATAGCAAAATGCTCAGGATTAGCAATTACTACGTCTGACTGAGGAACCGTTATATTTAAATTAGAATTTAAAATATCCCTCATCCTCTCTCTTATCCTAGAACGAAGTAGGGGATCTCCTTCCATTTCCTTTCTTTCTTGCTTTACCTCTTCTTTTGTCATTTTCAAATTTTCAATATAAAGAGTTCTTTGAAAAACATAATCCAATATGCTAATAACCATTAACACTATTATTGAAAAAAAGCACATTCTATAAGCAAGGCTCAATATAATAGAAATACCTTCTTCAAGACCATACTCAGACATTCTTGAAATTTTACCTATATTGCTTTTCAGAATAATGTAATATATAAAAGATATTATAACAACTTTTGATAAACTTTTAAACAAATTAAAAAAAGCATTAAGTGAACAAAATGAATTCTTTATCCACCTTGAAAAATTTGGACTTATTCTATCCCATTTAGGAGTTATAAGTTTGACAGTAACTAGAAACCCAACTTGAACAATATTAATAAAAAAATTAACCACATATGATATTAAAAGAAATACAATTATATATCCAAACACTGCTTTAAAATATTCTAAATTTAATGAATAAATACTAATAGACATTATTTCTGGAAGCTTACTTGCTTGAACTCTAAAAACATTCACTAAATCTTTTGCAAAATAAGATAGCATAAAGAAAAATACTGTTAATAATATACAAAGACTAATAACCGAATTAATTTCATTTGATTTCAAAACCTGACCTTCTTCCCTTGCTTTCTTTTTCTTCTGTTCAGTAGGAAGCTCAGTTTTCCCTTCATCTTCTGAAGCAAAAAAATTAAGAGGGATGTACCAACCTTTACCCAAAAATTCTTCTTTAGTATTCATTCTAAAATCCCAGAAAATAAATTTAAAGCATTCTGCATAGATTCTAAAGCAAGCTCAATTACTCTCTTAACAGATACTGTCAAATTTGGAAAACTAACATATAAAATAACAAGACCCAAATACAAAGAAACAGAAAAGCTAAGCATTAACAAATTTATCTGAGGAGAAGATTTTGATAGCACACCTAAAATCAAATAAAGTAGTAAAAGTACTCCTAATATTGGCAAAGAAATTACTAAAGCTTTTTCAAAAAGAACAGAAAAAGAATAAAGCATTAATGTAATAAATTCACTATTACCCAAATTAACCAATTTTTCAATTCTAACATTTAAAACAGAATCATGAACTCCCACAAAAAAAAAACGAATCAAAATATCATTAGATAAAAATATAATCAAAAAAAGATATGTAAATATCTGAGATATTATCAAACTATCTTCTTCTGAAAAGACATCAAAAATATTTGCATAAGCAAGTCCCATTTGATTTGAGAAAAAAAATCCTAGTAAATGAAAAACATCAAAAATTATACTCACAAAAAAAGCTTGGATAAAACCTAGAATTGCTTCTCCTACCAATATCAATATAAATAAAAATAAATTAAAAGGATAAATAAAATTTATTTTATCTACAAGGATAATAGAAAGAATTATAGAAAAGAAAAAATTTAAATACCCTACTTTTATAGTTGAAAAGAGGGGAGAAAACCTTAAAAAAAGAAAAATTCTAACAAATATAGGCAAAATAATAAAAGACTTTAAGACCAAAAAATTCATATCCATGTCTAAATTCACAAATTATATATTTTGTATTTGATTAAATACAATAAAAGTAAATTGCATAAGTTTTTTTAAAATCCAAGGACCAAAAATAACAATAGTTAAAAGTATTATAATAATTTTAGGAATAAAACTAAGAGTTTGGTCTTGAATAGAAGTCACTGCTTGAAAAATTGAAACTAAAAGTCCAACTACAAGCCCTATAATCAACATTGGAGCTGAGAGAATAATGATATTCTCAATAGAAATCCTAATTAGATAAATAATTTGACCTGTTGTCATTTAACCCTCACATGAAGCTTTTAATAAGCCCTCCCGTAATCAAAGTCCATCCATCTACCATTACAAAAAGAATAAGTTTAAATGGTAAAGAAATCATTACAGGAGGCAACATTATCATCCCCATCGCCATTAAGACCGAAGCTACAATAATATCTATAACTATAAACGGCAAAAATATCAAAATTCCCATTTTAAAAGCAACTTTCAATTCGTGTAAAACAAAAGATGCAATCAAAATATGAGTTGGCACCTCACTAAAATTTTTAGGCTTTGAATAATTACTCATACTCATAAACAATTTAATCTCTTCATGTCTACCATTAGCCATCTGATTATACATAAAATTCCTAAGTGGAGCAATTCCTTTATCATAAAATTCATGAAAAGTTATTTTGGAATCCTTAAGAGGTAAATATGCATTCTTGTATATTATGTTAAAAGTTGGCCACATTGTAAAAAGGGTTAAAAACAAAGCTAACCCCATTACAACCTGATTTGGTGGAGACTGCTGAAGAGATAATGCCCTCCTAATAAAATCTAATACTATCGCTATCCTTAAAAAAGGGGTCATTAAAACTAAGAAAGCTGGAGAAAGAGTTATTATAGTCAATATCAGTAAAAGCTGTAAAGGCAACACTAATCCCCCCTCTACAGTACTTTCAAAATTAACAAAAGGGAAATTTAAGCCATTAGTAGTCTGTAAGGATTTAGTCTGCGCAAATGAAAAATTTGCAATTCCAAAAAACAAAAAAAGAATTATTTTATTTTTCAAAAACAACCTCTAAAACTTTTTAAGCCTATCTTGCTTACTTTTTAAAGAAATCTCAATATCTTTTTCTAATTCAATATAATTAGCTTTTTCAAGTAATTCCTCATCTTCTTTCCTAGTCTTATTCAAAATCTTATTAATTATAGTTTTAAAAGAATTTTCATTGTTCAGATCTTTATCTTTAACAAGTTCAAATTCCAAATTATTTAACTCTTCCCCTTGCTTTATTTCTCTCAATAAAATAGAAAAATTGGCAGATAACAAAAATATATAAACATTACCTAATATATTAATAATCCTTATGGAATTTTTAGCATCTATTTCATAAAAAACAAGTTCTTTTATATAATCTGATTTTATATTATTATTTCTTACTCTTTTATACTTAAAAAGTACCCTCTTAAATAAAAAGATAAAAAAGATAAAAAAAGATAGAAATAATAATATCTTAACTAAATCTGCAATATCGAAAAGAGATACATTTTTTATATTATTATTCAATTTAGTATCATCATCTCCAAATATAGGTAAATCCTTCTCATTCTTAACATCATAAGAAATATCTTCTAAATTAACTTCTTCCTGAGCAAATAAAATCTTAAAAAATAAAAGAAAACCTAAAAACAAAAACTTAAATAAAGATCTAGTCATTTTTAATTTTAATTATTTCAGTAATCCTAACTCCAAAATTTTCATCAATTACAACAACTTCTCCTTTGGCTACCGACTTTCCATTTACCAAAATATCTACAGGCTCACCAGCAAGCTTATCAAGTGTAATAATCGTACCCTCAGACATACCAAGAATGTCCTTAATTTTTCTTTCAGTCCTACCAAGTTCAACAGTAACTTGCATAGAAACATCCATTAAAAGTCCAAAATTACTAGGATCAACTCCTTCTGGTAAGGTATCCATCAAATCAGGAAGCTTAACCCCCTTTATTTCAGGCTTTTCTTCTATAAAATCATCTTCATCTATACCCATAATAAACTACCCCCATTAATACAAACAATCATACTATTTATTATAAATTACTCAATTTCCTCTGTAAGCTCTTTTAATAAATCAAAATCTTTTATATCACCAACTTTCTCTGTAATCTGTACAGAAATCTTATTCCCCACAAGACCCATTCTACATTTAAACTTTTGCTTAGTTCCTACTTTTAGGCTTAAATCTTTGTTTATTGGAGAATTTTCAAGATTAATAACATCTCCCTTTTCTAAAGACAATATTTCTCTTACTTTTAGCTTAACTTCTCCCATTTCTGCTATTAAAGGCATATTTGTGTTTTCAAGTTTCTCTCTTAATGCATCAAGATTTTCACTAGTAGTACCCACTCCAATTAAAGAATGCCAATATCTCGTTGAAAGCTTAGAAACGATAGGCTCTATTGTAATATAAGGTAAACAAAAATTCATAAGCCCCTCAACTTTACCTATTTTAACCTCAAGTGTTACTAAAATAATCATCTCTGTTGGAGGTACTATTTGAGCAAATTGAGGATTAACTTCTATATGACCAAAACGAGGTCTAAGGTCAACTACTTGAGACCAAGCTTCTCTCATATTAGCAAGTATACGAATAATAACACTTTCCATTACAGATTGCTCTATTTCTGTCAAATCCCTACTCTTATCTTTAATAGTATCTCCATCACCACCAAAAAGTCTATCGACTATCGCAAATGCAATAGTTGGATCAACTTCAAATATAGCAGACCCCTTTAAAGGATCCATATTAATTATTGCTAAAGTAGTGGGATTTGGAATAGACCTAATAAACTCTTCATAAGTCAATTGATCAACTGAAGCTACATGCACATGAACCATCTTTCTTAAAAGAGCAGATAAGGAAGTTGTAGTATATCTTGCAAATGCCTCATGAAAACTTGATACTGTTCTAACTTGCTCTTTTGAAAATTTATCTGGCCTCTTAAAATCATAAATCTTAACCTTCTGTTTCTTGCCCATAGGGCTAGATATAACATTAGAAAGTGCATCATCCGATGATAAATTTTCAGATGAATTAATAGACTCTAAAAGGCTATCTATATCATCTTGAGATAATGCTCCTGGATTACTTGCCATTAAAATTCCTCTTAAAATTACATATCAAATATATCAATTTGTGTTAATGCAATTTCTTTTATTTCACCATTTCTAAGGACACTATTAATTCTAGCCTTAATTTCAGCCTTAATCTGACTTTCATTTTTTATCTCCTGTGCTGTTCTTTGACTAAAATATTCTCTAATAATATCTTTTAACCTTACTTTTTGTCTTCCAAGTTCATTTAAAATATTTACATTATTCTCAGCATACCCCAAGGCAAGCTTTATTACAAAAGCTTTAGGTGGGGTATCTAGAGTAGTTCCCCTAATTTCATCGATACTCTCATACCATATAAGCATAGGGGGTTTTCCTAAATATTCATTAGAAAAAATTGGAAATTCATTAGGAGCACCACTTTGACTTATTACCATCTTAGATACAAAATAAGAAACTATAATCATAATAACAACAGTAAACAGTCCTATTGCTATTATTTGCAAAATTTTGATTATAATATCAGGCAATAAAACACTTTTTTTTCCATCACTCCCAGCATCCATACTCTCGTCACTCTTTTCAGGCATTGTTCTGTTCCCTCCTATAAATCTATTCTTTCTTTCATACTAATTTATCATTGATTAATACCCTTAGTAGTACTTAAGGAAGAATCACTTGTAATTAAAATATCTATTCTTCTATTATAGGCTCGACCTTCAGGTGTATCATCTGTAGCAATTGGCCTGCTTCCTGCTAACCCAGAAACCTCAAATTTATTTTCAATACTTACTATCTTAGACTGATCAGTGTAATTCAAAATCTGCTCTAGCATATTTACTGCTCTTGCTACTGAAAGCTCCCAATTACTTTTCCAAACTTCATTTATACCAGTATCAATATTATCTGTATGTCCTTCAATCTTAAAATTATATCCTTGTTCATCTAGAAAACCAATAAAAGATGCTATCTTTTGTATAGTCTCCCTATTCGCATCAAGCTTAACTTCAGCACTAGCTGTATCAAAAAAAGCATCAGCTAAAAGAGACACAACAACTCCTCGCTCAAGACGTCTAACAATAACACTTTTAGATTGAATTTTTTCAATAAATTCAATCATTGACTTATTCTTAGCCGTCTGAGAAGCTTGTTTATTTTTGGCAGTAGAAGGTAAAGACATGAAACTATTACTCAAATAAGAAAGCTTATCTATATCCAAAGTCTTTCCACCTTTAAAAAAACCAGACCCTTTAAATGAAGCTGACATTATCTTTAATATATTTTCTTTAAAAATAACATCATTTAATGAAAACATAGTAACAAAAAAGACAAGCAATAAAGTAACCATATCCCCATATGTTAACATATATTCAGGAGCACCCTCTTCACATTTTGAACACTTCTTAGTACGTAAAGCCATCATTCATCTCCAAGTATACTTCCAATCTGATTTCTGTCTTTAGGAGTCAAGAATGTCACTAACTTTTGCTCCAAAATTCTAGGATTATCCCCAGCCTGAATTGATAAAATACCCTCAACTATCATCGTTTTAACTGCAGCTTCTTCATTATCTATAGATTCTAATTTAATTTGAACAGGAATAAACATTAAATTTGCCATTATTGTACCATAAAGAGTTGTAATAAGAGCAACCGCCATAGAAGAACCCAAAGCAGATTTATCTTCTAAATTTCCAAGAAGAGCTATAAGCCCAATAAGAGTACCTGTCATTCCAAAAGCAGGAGCAAGCTTTGCCCAAGTTCCAAAAAGATTAGCACCCATCTTATGTCTCTCTTGCATTTGATCTAATTCAAGATAAAGCATAGTTCTAATTATTTCAGGATCAGCACCATCAACAACAAGTCTCATTCCAGACTTAAAAAATGGATCATTAATTTGTTCAAGTTCATCATCAAGAGATAAAAGACCTTCTTTCCTAGCTTTTTCTGAAAGCTCTACTAAAATCTTTATATTAGATGCCTTAGCAAAAGAACTCTTTTTAAAGAAAAAGCCCAAGTAAGTAGGTATTTTCTTTACAGCAATAATTTCTGAAGAAGCCATCAGTGCAGAAAAGGAACCAATAACCGTAATAAATACAGAGCTTAAATCCCAAAAAACCCCTAATCCTGTTGGAGTAAACGCCATAGAAATTAAAATAGCTCCAAATCCAACGCCCCATCCAAGTATACTAGCCAAATTCATAACCCAACTCCCTTATCCTCTTTATTAAATTTACATAAAAAAGAAACATCTCTTCTATACATCTTAATTCTATATATCACCTCTTCTACATTTTCTTTTACAACTAATTTCTTACCATTCATCAAAAGAATCGTAGTATCGGGATTAGCCTCAATACTCTCAATATGACAAGGATTTAAATAATAACCATCTCCATTTAATTTAGTCACATAAATCATAAACTAAAACACTAAGCCTTAAGTCTTACAAGTTCCTGCAACAACTGGTCTGACGTAGTAATAGTCTTAGCATTAGCTTGAAACCCTCTCTGAGTAACTATCATATCTGTAAATTGTTCTGCAAGATCAACATTAGCCATTTCTAACACACCTGCTCTAATAGTACCAAGACCTGCAAATCCTGTTTCTCCTACCCTAACCTGACCTGAGTTACTTGTCTCAACAAAATTAGTATCACCAGCCTTAGCAAGCCCCCCAGGATTAACAAATGATGCAAGAGCAATTTTTCCAATGTCTCTCCTGATACCATTTGAATAAACTCCTGTTATTACTCCATTTTGATCTATCTCATAATTTTCCATATATCCCATTCCATATCCATCTTGCACAATAGCCTTTGTTGTACTTGCATCAGCAAATTGAGTAATTGAATCAGTATAACTACCAACATTTCCAAGCCTAAGATTAACAGTTTGCTCTTCTCCAATCTCACCAGCATTAGCACCAGAAACACCAAATGTTATAGGAAATTCAAGTAAATCTCCTACCTGACCCACTTGAC
It contains:
- a CDS encoding flagellar FlbD family protein yields the protein MIYVTKLNGDGYYLNPCHIESIEANPDTTILLMNGKKLVVKENVEEVIYRIKMYRRDVSFLCKFNKEDKGVGL